In the Leptotrichia sp. oral taxon 847 genome, one interval contains:
- a CDS encoding DKNYY domain-containing protein: MINVTFYKEKMIMKIKKSLKIFGLSILAGNIVNAEYIKRNGEIYYREWMEQKPKLLKNIDKKSFEILENDFAKDKNNIYYQGEKIEKIDPKSAKIFGSHFVKDEKIVFDADEKKELKDVDTKTLKSVGDYYFKDKNNAYFDMKKIDEKVDLETFAYLDYFYAKDKNNLYFYGQKVKGVSPNNFNFWTLLSSVPDNIIKSGNDFYLVYENNSNEKIYAKKMDFPIDRDTFESFSMRVYKDKNNFYYYDDTDDIKKGKTLIKFKNEADIKTLKFLKEKNGEKSNEYIKDEKNVYYVDEENVEIKKIENADYKTFQVIEYLYAKDKNNVYYQGKKLNNVNPNYFKIVENQIKYNNEFYKIDENMNLIKTERE, translated from the coding sequence ATAATAAACGTAACTTTTTATAAGGAGAAAATGATTATGAAAATAAAAAAATCGTTGAAAATATTTGGGTTGTCAATTTTGGCAGGAAATATTGTGAATGCAGAATATATAAAAAGAAATGGAGAAATTTATTATCGGGAGTGGATGGAACAAAAGCCGAAATTATTAAAAAATATAGATAAAAAATCATTTGAAATATTGGAAAATGATTTTGCAAAAGATAAGAATAATATTTATTATCAAGGGGAAAAGATTGAAAAGATAGATCCTAAAAGTGCTAAAATATTTGGAAGTCATTTTGTGAAGGATGAAAAAATTGTTTTTGATGCTGATGAAAAAAAGGAATTGAAAGATGTGGATACAAAAACGCTTAAATCAGTTGGAGATTATTATTTTAAAGATAAGAACAATGCTTATTTTGATATGAAAAAAATTGATGAAAAAGTTGATTTGGAGACGTTTGCTTATTTGGACTATTTTTATGCTAAAGATAAGAATAATCTGTATTTTTATGGACAAAAAGTGAAGGGTGTAAGTCCGAATAATTTTAATTTTTGGACTTTATTAAGCAGTGTTCCTGATAACATAATTAAAAGCGGGAATGATTTTTATCTTGTTTATGAAAATAATTCGAATGAAAAAATATATGCGAAAAAAATGGATTTCCCAATTGACAGGGATACTTTTGAAAGTTTTTCCATGAGAGTTTATAAAGATAAAAATAATTTTTATTATTATGATGATACTGATGATATAAAAAAGGGAAAAACGCTTATTAAATTTAAAAATGAGGCTGATATAAAAACACTTAAATTTTTGAAGGAAAAAAATGGCGAAAAAAGTAATGAATATATAAAAGATGAAAAGAATGTCTATTATGTGGATGAAGAAAATGTAGAAATAAAAAAGATAGAAAATGCTGATTACAAAACGTTTCAAGTTATTGAATACTTATATGCAAAGGATAAAAACAATGTTTATTATCAAGGGAAAAAGTTAAATAATGTTAATCCAAATTACTTTAAAATTGTAGAAAATCAAATAAAATATAATAACGAATTTTATAAAATTGATGAAAATATGAATCTTATAAAAACAGAAAGAGAATAA
- a CDS encoding Hsp70 family protein: MGRMIGIDLGTTNSLATYIDDNGEIQFVKNEYGNILIPSVVGIDENNEITVGELAKERRMMNSGETASNFKRKMGTSARIKIKDKVFDAQMLSSIVLKHLKENAERQLNEKIDRAIISVPAYFNDKQRKDTKIAAELAGITVERLINEPTAAALSLGSYILDKNLKFLVLDLGGGTFDVTLLETFENIMEVISISGDTMLGGEDFTTKICEIFLKNIQKSVLDLSRDERVKLYTKADRAKKLISIKDVEIEMEIGKTNYKMKITQKEFREAVKPLLVKIKNAIDKALQDGNTSAHEIEKVILVGGGVKLGIIEEFVEKYFNKMRGENTFLDSTNFVDGKKLVSIVQNPDTVVAYGVGVTVGMKERNKAFKERILTDVCPFTLGIEVIGERFAPIISRNATVPTSRSSFFSTTEDNQTVIRIAIYQGESLNIAENLFLGDFEINVPKNLAGRENVEVRFTYDINGILEVEVTALSTGEKRNKLIINGEMSEEEKNERIKILEELKIQSENQYKDKLLIERANRIFSEIVNMEIRNRISSYLDKYSLIVRTGDKISIQKAKREFTNFLDKIDPEMNDLGIDDILLDINENEDEEIMEEDELKFWN; the protein is encoded by the coding sequence ATGGGAAGAATGATTGGAATTGATTTGGGGACAACGAATAGTCTGGCTACATATATTGATGATAATGGAGAAATACAATTTGTAAAAAATGAGTATGGAAATATTTTGATTCCGTCTGTTGTGGGAATTGATGAAAATAATGAGATAACTGTAGGAGAATTGGCGAAAGAGAGAAGGATGATGAACTCTGGAGAAACTGCAAGTAATTTTAAAAGAAAAATGGGAACAAGTGCGAGAATCAAAATAAAAGATAAAGTTTTTGATGCGCAAATGCTTTCTTCGATTGTGTTGAAACATTTGAAGGAAAATGCGGAAAGACAGTTAAATGAAAAAATAGATAGAGCGATTATCAGTGTTCCAGCGTATTTTAATGATAAACAGAGAAAGGATACAAAAATAGCGGCAGAATTGGCAGGAATTACAGTAGAAAGGCTTATAAATGAGCCAACAGCTGCTGCTTTGTCACTAGGAAGTTATATTTTAGACAAAAATTTAAAATTTTTGGTGCTTGATTTGGGTGGCGGGACATTTGATGTTACTTTGCTCGAAACATTTGAAAATATTATGGAAGTGATTTCTATAAGTGGGGATACGATGCTCGGCGGGGAAGATTTTACTACAAAAATATGCGAAATTTTTTTGAAAAATATTCAGAAATCTGTATTGGATTTGAGTCGTGATGAAAGAGTAAAATTGTACACGAAGGCTGATAGAGCAAAAAAATTAATAAGTATAAAAGATGTAGAAATAGAAATGGAAATTGGGAAAACAAATTATAAAATGAAAATTACTCAGAAGGAATTTAGAGAAGCAGTGAAACCGTTACTTGTGAAAATAAAAAATGCGATAGACAAAGCATTGCAAGACGGAAATACGAGTGCTCACGAGATAGAAAAAGTAATTTTAGTTGGCGGAGGTGTAAAACTAGGTATTATTGAAGAGTTTGTAGAGAAATATTTTAACAAAATGCGTGGAGAAAATACATTTTTGGATAGTACAAATTTTGTTGATGGGAAAAAACTTGTATCAATAGTTCAAAATCCAGATACGGTTGTGGCTTATGGAGTTGGAGTAACTGTTGGAATGAAGGAGAGAAATAAAGCGTTTAAGGAAAGAATTTTGACAGATGTATGTCCGTTTACGCTTGGAATTGAAGTGATTGGAGAAAGATTTGCACCAATTATTTCTCGAAATGCGACAGTTCCTACAAGCAGATCCTCATTTTTTTCTACGACAGAAGATAATCAGACAGTGATAAGAATTGCGATTTATCAAGGAGAAAGTTTAAATATAGCTGAAAATTTATTTTTGGGAGATTTTGAAATAAATGTTCCAAAAAATTTGGCTGGGCGTGAAAATGTTGAAGTGAGATTTACTTATGATATAAATGGTATTTTGGAAGTGGAAGTGACTGCATTGAGTACAGGAGAAAAGAGAAATAAACTTATTATCAATGGAGAAATGTCAGAAGAAGAAAAAAATGAAAGAATTAAAATCTTGGAAGAATTGAAAATTCAATCAGAAAATCAATACAAAGACAAGTTGCTAATAGAAAGAGCAAATAGGATTTTTTCTGAAATTGTAAATATGGAAATCCGTAATCGTATTTCGTCTTATTTAGACAAATATAGCTTGATTGTTCGTACAGGTGATAAGATTAGTATTCAAAAGGCTAAAAGAGAATTTACCAATTTTCTTGATAAAATTGACCCAGAAATGAATGATTTGGGAATTGATGATATTTTGTTAGATATTAATGAGAATGAAGATGAAGAAATTATGGAAGAAGATGAACTGAAATTTTGGAATTAG